Proteins encoded together in one Psychrobacter sp. 28M-43 window:
- a CDS encoding glycosyltransferase has product MKKIAIFLPNLKGGGAERVFVNLSNAFVKRGFEVDIILIQECGELLDSLDKEVHIIDLDKKRIRQSFIPLISYLKKNKPDAFITVMWPLTVIGILAFRLSSCNGSVIVSDHNTLSLSTAGFNRLKKAILAKSIKYFYPLADIRLAVSKGVSEDIKHFSGLKNCKIDVIYNPVLIHSENEFLTKPKTERLRVINVGSFKTQKNQSLLIKAFAKIAHIIDVELVILGDGPLRTDLEALVQELNLSNYVIFLGFKKDVTAEYIKSDLFVLSSDYEGFGNVLVEAMSVGTPVVSTDCKSGPREILCDGKYGKLVPVNDVDALAQAMLQSLQEEHDVEGLKRRAADFSVDKIASQYLDIMFPERLVKND; this is encoded by the coding sequence ATGAAAAAAATTGCAATATTCCTTCCAAATCTAAAAGGGGGTGGTGCTGAAAGAGTATTCGTTAATCTCTCTAATGCTTTTGTAAAGAGAGGATTTGAAGTTGATATTATTTTGATCCAAGAGTGTGGTGAGTTATTAGATAGTCTTGATAAAGAAGTCCATATTATAGATTTGGATAAGAAAAGAATACGTCAGTCATTTATTCCTTTAATTTCTTATTTAAAAAAAAATAAACCAGACGCGTTCATAACAGTAATGTGGCCATTGACTGTTATTGGTATACTTGCGTTCCGTTTATCTAGTTGTAATGGATCGGTAATAGTTAGCGACCACAATACTTTATCCCTGTCAACAGCTGGGTTTAATAGGCTAAAAAAAGCTATTCTAGCTAAAAGTATAAAATATTTCTATCCATTAGCAGATATTCGTTTAGCAGTCTCCAAGGGTGTATCAGAAGATATCAAACATTTTTCAGGTCTGAAAAATTGTAAAATAGACGTGATTTACAATCCTGTTTTAATACATTCAGAAAACGAGTTTCTCACTAAGCCCAAAACTGAACGTCTAAGAGTTATTAATGTTGGTTCATTCAAAACTCAAAAAAATCAAAGTTTGTTAATAAAGGCATTTGCAAAAATTGCGCATATTATTGATGTAGAATTAGTCATCCTGGGTGACGGTCCTTTGAGAACAGACTTAGAAGCGTTAGTTCAAGAATTAAATTTAAGTAACTATGTCATATTTCTTGGTTTCAAAAAAGATGTTACAGCTGAATATATAAAATCGGATCTATTTGTATTATCTTCTGACTATGAAGGTTTCGGTAACGTATTAGTCGAAGCCATGAGCGTTGGAACTCCTGTAGTCTCCACTGATTGTAAATCTGGTCCTAGAGAGATCTTATGTGATGGCAAATATGGCAAACTAGTACCTGTAAATGATGTTGATGCTTTAGCACAAGCAATGCTGCAATCTTTGCAAGAGGAACACGACGTTGAGGGCTTAAAAAGGCGGGCTGCTGATTTTTCAGTTGATAAAATTGCCTCCCAATATTTAGATATAATGTTTCCTGAGAGACTAGTAAAAAATGACTAA
- a CDS encoding DegT/DnrJ/EryC1/StrS family aminotransferase, translating into MTPFLDLKTTNAQYRDELVAAATRVIDSGWYVQGTEVKAFEQEFSAYCATKHTIGVANGLDALTLTLRAWKEMGKLQEGDEVIVPANTYIASILAITENRLVPVLVEPDLVTYNLCPKNVEAAITEKTRVILPVHLYGQLADMPAIMAIAKRHSLLVLEDSAQAHGASINGKKAGSWGDASGFSFYPGKNLGALGDAGAVTTSDDELAQVIRALGNYGSHKKYENLYQGVNSRLDEIQAAMLRVKLRHIDKDIAARRAVAKAYIEGINHPSITLPDWQNEQSHVFHLFVIRTNQRNELQQYLLDHDVQSLIHYPLPPHKQHAYSQWETLNYPITEIIHDQVLSLPISPVITTKQTLDIVTKINLFKGN; encoded by the coding sequence ATGACTCCCTTCTTAGATCTTAAAACTACTAATGCTCAATACCGTGACGAGTTAGTTGCTGCTGCTACCCGTGTTATTGATTCTGGCTGGTACGTGCAAGGTACAGAGGTAAAAGCTTTTGAACAGGAATTTTCTGCTTATTGTGCCACTAAGCACACTATTGGTGTCGCCAATGGTCTTGACGCTTTAACGCTAACGCTGCGGGCATGGAAAGAGATGGGTAAGCTTCAAGAAGGTGATGAAGTTATTGTCCCTGCTAATACTTATATTGCCAGTATCCTTGCTATTACTGAAAACCGTTTAGTGCCAGTATTGGTTGAACCAGATTTAGTAACCTACAACTTATGTCCAAAAAATGTAGAAGCAGCAATTACTGAAAAAACCCGTGTTATTTTACCTGTGCATCTATACGGTCAGTTAGCGGATATGCCAGCTATTATGGCTATAGCTAAACGTCATAGTTTGCTAGTGCTCGAAGACTCAGCGCAAGCACATGGTGCTAGCATCAACGGTAAAAAAGCAGGTAGTTGGGGTGATGCAAGCGGTTTTAGCTTTTACCCAGGCAAAAACTTGGGCGCTTTAGGTGATGCGGGTGCTGTTACTACGAGTGATGATGAATTAGCCCAAGTAATACGTGCTTTAGGAAATTATGGCAGTCACAAAAAGTATGAAAACCTGTATCAGGGAGTTAATAGTCGACTCGATGAAATTCAAGCTGCTATGCTACGCGTTAAGCTTCGTCATATAGATAAGGATATTGCAGCTCGTCGCGCTGTTGCAAAAGCTTATATAGAGGGTATAAATCATCCGAGTATTACTTTACCTGATTGGCAAAACGAACAGTCGCACGTATTTCATCTTTTTGTTATTCGTACTAACCAACGTAATGAATTGCAGCAGTACTTATTAGATCACGATGTCCAATCGTTAATTCATTATCCGTTACCACCACATAAGCAGCACGCTTATAGCCAGTGGGAGACCCTTAACTATCCGATAACTGAGATAATCCATGACCAAGTGTTGAGTTTGCCAATAAGCCCGGTTATAACCACAAAGCAGACCCTAGATATTGTTACCAAAATCAATCTATTTAAAGGTAATTAG
- a CDS encoding glycosyltransferase encodes MTKKKILYLSYTGLMEPLGRSQILAYLLRLSDEYQFTIISFEKPEDLNNIDDVKALKQECESYGINWQPKAYHHKPRLLATLWDLSALIYYTWSYSYSNRAQLIHCRSYIPAIAAWLVGKTTKVPFVFDMRALWPEEMIDAGRLGRGSMIHRILIWLESKLLKDAAHVVSLTQAAVDYLQVQQPHLKNQNFSVITTCVDLNKFKLNTPINKHEKLGTMGTVISGWYHLDWLFLSLKTQLQRDSSATFKIVTRDSEKILREMANKYGLQQSKLEIMSSNPNDIASNITDLKTGLLYFTAGISKLGSAPTRMGEFLACGIPVIGNRGVGDMASLIEKYQVGVVIEDGSQKSIEQALDNLDELYQDKELSRRCRYAAEEYFSADKGAEKYRKVYKAITLLYKK; translated from the coding sequence ATGACTAAGAAAAAAATACTATACTTATCTTACACTGGTCTGATGGAGCCACTAGGTCGTTCACAGATTTTAGCCTATCTATTGCGGTTATCAGATGAATATCAATTTACCATTATAAGTTTTGAAAAACCTGAAGACCTCAATAATATTGATGACGTAAAGGCTTTAAAACAAGAATGTGAGAGTTATGGTATCAACTGGCAGCCTAAAGCGTATCACCATAAGCCAAGATTATTAGCTACCCTATGGGACTTATCTGCACTGATTTATTACACTTGGTCATACTCATACTCTAACAGAGCTCAGTTGATACATTGCCGTAGTTACATACCAGCGATAGCAGCATGGCTCGTAGGTAAAACAACTAAAGTGCCTTTCGTTTTCGACATGCGTGCTTTGTGGCCAGAAGAGATGATCGATGCTGGACGCTTAGGCCGAGGTAGTATGATTCATCGAATACTAATCTGGTTAGAGTCCAAGCTACTAAAAGATGCGGCACATGTGGTTAGTCTTACCCAAGCTGCAGTTGATTACTTACAGGTGCAACAGCCACACTTAAAAAACCAGAATTTTTCTGTGATAACGACTTGCGTAGATTTAAACAAATTCAAACTTAATACTCCTATAAATAAGCATGAGAAGCTCGGCACGATGGGTACAGTGATTAGTGGATGGTATCATTTAGACTGGTTATTCTTATCATTAAAAACTCAATTACAAAGAGACAGTAGCGCAACCTTTAAAATTGTCACACGTGATTCAGAAAAAATACTGCGTGAAATGGCTAATAAATACGGTCTTCAGCAATCAAAATTAGAAATTATGAGCTCAAACCCTAATGACATAGCCAGTAATATTACTGACTTAAAGACAGGGTTACTTTATTTTACAGCCGGTATTAGCAAATTAGGTTCTGCACCAACTCGTATGGGAGAGTTTTTAGCTTGTGGTATTCCTGTGATCGGCAACCGTGGTGTTGGTGATATGGCTAGCTTAATAGAGAAATACCAAGTAGGTGTGGTTATTGAAGATGGCAGTCAAAAATCTATAGAACAAGCATTAGACAACCTTGACGAGCTCTATCAAGATAAAGAATTGAGCAGACGTTGTCGATACGCTGCAGAAGAATACTTCTCTGCAGACAAAGGTGCCGAGAAGTATCGTAAAGTTTATAAAGCAATAACTTTACTCTATAAAAAGTGA
- a CDS encoding glycosyltransferase family 2 protein: MKKNPLVTYIIPSYNHALYIEQAIESVLKQTYEPIELIIIDDGSKDNTKEVLMKYSNHQNIQIIFNEINLRQSATVNKALKLAKGEFIGLLPSDDWLLPNKVQLQIEKFSQVHKNVGVVYGKGARFFENNDGSSELVETAYHMYKGKITEPLISNGNFIYPITPLFRRNCFQKYPFDESYTAEGEAIYLKLSLSFDFDYVDEVVGVMRDHIGNTGKITDLMYEENLRYLTEFFERDDLPQNIKLLRKPRIAMLKKIKAMEMMINKREYRKGRKLAIQAIRLQPKYIANFKFMTSTLMTFLPDVLTDTLLENFYKKKRSY, encoded by the coding sequence ATGAAAAAAAATCCTTTAGTTACTTATATCATTCCATCGTACAATCATGCACTGTATATTGAGCAAGCTATAGAAAGTGTTTTGAAACAAACATATGAACCTATAGAGTTGATTATTATTGATGACGGTTCCAAAGATAACACTAAAGAAGTTTTAATGAAGTACTCAAATCATCAAAATATCCAAATTATTTTTAATGAAATCAACCTTCGCCAAAGTGCGACAGTAAACAAAGCCCTGAAATTAGCAAAAGGTGAATTTATTGGTTTATTACCATCAGATGATTGGCTGCTGCCCAATAAGGTGCAGTTACAAATAGAAAAATTTAGTCAAGTTCATAAGAATGTTGGAGTAGTATATGGTAAAGGAGCACGGTTTTTTGAAAACAATGATGGATCTTCAGAGTTGGTTGAAACCGCTTATCATATGTATAAAGGTAAAATTACAGAGCCTCTAATATCGAATGGTAATTTCATTTACCCAATCACTCCATTATTTAGACGCAATTGCTTTCAAAAATATCCATTCGATGAATCTTATACCGCAGAAGGCGAAGCAATCTATTTGAAACTCTCTTTAAGCTTTGATTTTGATTATGTTGATGAGGTAGTGGGTGTAATGCGTGATCATATTGGCAACACAGGAAAGATCACCGACTTAATGTATGAAGAGAATTTACGCTATTTAACTGAATTTTTTGAGCGAGATGACTTACCTCAGAACATAAAATTATTGAGAAAACCACGTATAGCGATGCTTAAAAAAATTAAGGCTATGGAAATGATGATAAATAAACGGGAATATAGAAAAGGAAGGAAACTGGCGATTCAGGCTATAAGATTACAACCTAAGTACATAGCTAACTTTAAGTTTATGACTTCTACCTTGATGACATTTTTACCTGATGTTTTAACAGATACTTTATTAGAAAACTTCTATAAGAAAAAGCGTTCTTACTAA
- a CDS encoding glycosyltransferase family 4 protein yields the protein MKVLVLTKYPRMGASSRLRTLQFLPLLETSGFEFTVQSLFDNTYLENLYNNGNRFKLASARYYFKRFLTLLTVKQYDLIWIEKELFPYFPAFFEKMLATIGVRYIVDYDDAIFHNYDFSKNKLVQLFLKKKIDKVMKYSSCVMAGNNYLAARAKSSGAKNIKLRPTVVDHLKYKTKENVSKDLLTIGWIGSPTTQKYITEIAPMLYEVNRQCSFRLLLVGATNAIKKDLQGLEVDIYPWDENTEADLIRLMDIGIMPLHDGPWEKGKCGYKLIQYMASGVPVIASDVGVNREIIENSKSGLLVKEQSDWSSTIVKLINSPNLRAQFGEAGRDAVEQNYSIQSQLPKINKILNSFLV from the coding sequence ATGAAAGTGCTGGTTTTAACCAAATATCCTCGTATGGGTGCAAGTTCTCGATTAAGAACGCTACAGTTTTTACCTTTACTTGAGACTAGTGGCTTTGAGTTTACCGTTCAAAGCCTATTTGACAATACCTATCTTGAAAACCTGTATAACAACGGTAATCGATTTAAGTTGGCAAGCGCACGCTATTACTTCAAACGTTTTCTAACGCTATTAACGGTAAAGCAATATGATCTTATCTGGATTGAAAAAGAGTTATTTCCTTATTTTCCTGCTTTTTTCGAGAAAATGCTGGCCACAATAGGTGTGAGATATATAGTAGATTACGATGATGCTATATTTCACAATTATGATTTTTCAAAAAACAAACTAGTACAATTATTTCTTAAAAAGAAAATTGATAAAGTCATGAAGTATTCTAGCTGTGTTATGGCTGGTAATAACTATCTTGCAGCAAGAGCCAAAAGCTCAGGAGCTAAGAACATAAAGTTAAGACCTACTGTAGTCGACCATTTGAAATATAAAACCAAAGAAAACGTAAGTAAAGATCTTTTAACCATAGGTTGGATTGGTTCACCCACTACTCAAAAGTATATTACTGAAATTGCACCCATGCTATATGAAGTTAATAGACAGTGTTCGTTTCGCTTACTTTTAGTTGGTGCTACGAATGCTATTAAAAAAGATCTCCAGGGATTAGAGGTAGACATTTATCCTTGGGATGAAAATACAGAAGCTGACCTAATTCGTTTAATGGATATAGGTATCATGCCCCTGCATGATGGGCCTTGGGAAAAAGGAAAGTGCGGATATAAGCTCATTCAGTACATGGCGAGTGGCGTTCCAGTCATTGCCAGTGATGTCGGAGTGAACCGCGAAATAATAGAAAATTCAAAATCTGGTTTACTTGTCAAAGAGCAATCCGATTGGAGCAGTACTATAGTCAAGTTGATAAACTCACCAAATTTACGTGCACAGTTTGGTGAGGCAGGTAGAGATGCTGTAGAGCAAAACTACTCTATACAAAGCCAATTACCTAAGATTAATAAGATTTTAAATAGTTTTTTGGTCTAA
- a CDS encoding oligosaccharide flippase family protein, translated as MNLSLGKGFAYLTSASFIGTFTQVIKGKLMAVFLGAAGVGIYSQLTYLFNLMFTIASLGFRNGIIKKVSQSIDDNDTEAVIQHYASIFIFLSLFSIIITIIVCLFANTVSNYLFADLGKKSTLVILVLLAIPFAVLANTYQAMLSASMSIKLIVKAQVIVDIFSLLPFSILLYFGEIKGAVAAFVFYQVLKLLGNTYYFYKKYEINLFPKFSVFSWQDIVINFRFGISGLLLVSLNMLLMIFISRYIIAELGEQSNGFFAVAFKVATLYLGAVYANASSYYFPLLSKSRNTKNLRDNVNHTCRFYFYLLPPLIVGIMAGSEWVISLLFSKEFLPAALLLLFFLPADLLRITAETFGLPLLVKEEFLAYNSCYIAWAICYGLTAIIFINKFGLVGIGIAYLFSQIINCLLVLSVVAWKLQVWPSYSFLWSFFLAISLVATAAFGNFLFSGFVTKIIISVLALLTWFFISYRQHEFRNYLQPLLQKILR; from the coding sequence ATGAATTTGTCTCTAGGCAAGGGTTTTGCCTATTTAACCAGTGCTAGCTTTATCGGTACCTTTACGCAAGTAATTAAAGGCAAGTTAATGGCTGTGTTTTTAGGTGCTGCAGGTGTTGGTATTTACTCACAGTTAACATATCTGTTCAATTTAATGTTCACTATTGCTAGCTTAGGTTTTCGCAATGGTATTATTAAAAAAGTAAGTCAGAGTATCGATGATAATGATACTGAAGCCGTTATACAACATTATGCCAGTATCTTTATTTTTCTTTCACTTTTTTCAATTATTATTACGATAATTGTATGTTTATTTGCAAATACAGTTTCTAACTATTTATTTGCGGATTTAGGTAAAAAATCTACACTTGTAATTTTAGTATTATTAGCTATCCCCTTTGCGGTATTAGCAAATACTTACCAAGCAATGCTCAGCGCATCTATGTCAATTAAACTTATTGTTAAAGCTCAGGTTATTGTTGATATTTTTAGCTTACTACCATTCTCTATATTGTTATATTTTGGAGAAATTAAAGGCGCTGTAGCTGCTTTTGTTTTTTATCAGGTATTAAAATTATTAGGTAATACTTACTATTTTTATAAAAAATATGAAATAAACTTATTTCCAAAGTTTTCAGTATTTTCTTGGCAAGACATTGTAATAAATTTTAGGTTTGGTATAAGTGGGTTACTATTAGTTTCATTAAATATGCTGTTAATGATTTTTATATCAAGATATATCATAGCTGAGTTAGGCGAACAGTCTAATGGTTTCTTTGCCGTTGCTTTCAAAGTGGCAACCTTATACTTAGGGGCAGTTTATGCTAATGCTTCAAGCTATTATTTCCCGTTACTATCCAAAAGTCGTAACACTAAGAATTTACGCGATAATGTAAACCATACCTGTCGGTTTTATTTCTATTTATTACCACCATTAATTGTTGGTATTATGGCTGGTAGCGAGTGGGTAATCAGTTTACTTTTTAGCAAAGAATTTTTACCTGCAGCACTGCTTTTGCTGTTTTTTCTTCCAGCAGATCTACTGCGTATTACTGCTGAAACATTTGGTCTTCCATTATTAGTAAAAGAAGAGTTTCTAGCTTATAACAGTTGCTACATAGCTTGGGCTATTTGTTATGGTTTAACGGCAATTATCTTTATAAATAAGTTTGGCCTTGTTGGTATTGGTATAGCCTACTTATTTTCACAGATTATTAATTGCTTACTGGTTTTATCCGTTGTAGCTTGGAAATTGCAGGTTTGGCCAAGTTATAGTTTTTTATGGAGCTTTTTTTTAGCAATCTCTCTAGTAGCAACTGCAGCATTTGGTAATTTCTTGTTTAGTGGCTTTGTCACCAAAATTATTATTAGTGTTTTGGCTTTATTGACTTGGTTTTTTATATCTTATAGGCAACATGAATTTCGGAATTATTTACAGCCATTATTACAAAAGATTTTAAGGTAA
- a CDS encoding glycosyltransferase family 4 protein — translation MKFLIYANYLPHVLNFRGKLLEAIANLGYEVHVLAPDIDSHTKDYNTLLALGYIVHAVPMQRTGTNPIADMKTLIVTYRLLRDIQPDYMLSYTIKPIIYGTLAAWLAKVPKRFVLLSGLGYTFQEVEESGKRSGFQKLVHGLYQQALSRSTKVFFQNPDDLNLFKKLQILKSSIPAVIVNGSGVDVADFNVLPFPTNESGNIIPSFLLIARLLKDKGIVEYTEAAKIIKEQYPSAQFHLVGWIDENPAAIDQVQLDEWIASGIINYWGKLDDVRPAIAASSVYVLPSYREGTSRSVLEAMAMGRPIITTDAPGCRETVTEGLNGYLVPIKTVNELSSAMEKFVVNLELITTMGKESRKLTEDIYDVHKVNAFMTEEMGLVDLNHSS, via the coding sequence GTGAAATTTTTAATATATGCAAACTACTTACCTCATGTGTTGAACTTTCGAGGTAAGCTATTAGAAGCAATAGCCAATCTAGGCTACGAGGTACACGTCTTAGCACCGGATATAGATTCACATACCAAAGATTATAATACATTACTTGCCTTAGGTTATATCGTACATGCTGTACCTATGCAGCGTACGGGAACAAACCCTATTGCTGATATGAAGACACTGATAGTTACCTATCGATTACTGCGTGATATACAGCCTGATTATATGCTTTCTTACACTATCAAACCTATCATATATGGCACTCTAGCAGCATGGCTTGCCAAAGTACCTAAGCGTTTTGTTCTGTTATCAGGCCTTGGTTATACTTTTCAAGAAGTTGAAGAATCTGGAAAACGCAGTGGATTCCAAAAGTTAGTACATGGTCTATATCAGCAGGCATTGTCTAGATCGACTAAAGTATTTTTTCAAAATCCTGACGACTTAAACCTATTTAAAAAACTTCAGATACTAAAATCTAGTATACCTGCTGTGATAGTCAATGGCTCAGGAGTAGATGTGGCCGACTTTAATGTACTGCCCTTCCCTACAAATGAATCTGGAAATATCATACCTTCTTTTTTACTTATCGCCCGCCTTCTCAAAGATAAAGGTATCGTTGAGTATACTGAGGCTGCCAAAATTATAAAAGAGCAATATCCTTCAGCCCAGTTTCATTTAGTGGGATGGATAGATGAAAACCCAGCAGCAATTGATCAAGTGCAGCTAGATGAATGGATAGCAAGCGGCATCATCAACTACTGGGGCAAACTCGACGACGTTAGACCTGCTATTGCTGCCAGTTCTGTATACGTACTGCCCTCATATAGAGAAGGTACATCGCGATCTGTATTAGAAGCGATGGCTATGGGTCGGCCTATTATTACTACGGATGCGCCAGGCTGTCGTGAGACAGTGACTGAAGGCTTAAATGGTTACTTAGTACCTATTAAAACCGTGAATGAATTATCGTCCGCTATGGAGAAGTTTGTGGTAAATCTTGAGCTGATTACTACTATGGGTAAAGAGTCTCGTAAATTAACGGAAGATATCTACGATGTTCATAAAGTGAACGCTTTCATGACGGAAGAAATGGGTTTGGTAGATTTAAACCATTCAAGTTAG
- a CDS encoding sugar transferase: MNKNSFMFNKRILASLKFLPVQLLIGLLLCTWIPYLFLDWSYLDQGFNTTSTFNILISGMLTSLTLFTLNLIRQFPGINSSSYILPVFIFWFALVFVPAELTKYSFSLIYYCISGICLLSYLFIINIINRRYTIQTLAYIPVGRAINMPEQVPSADWLKLDTTNLGQHVNGIVTDLHSYDLTDDWQEFIAHQTLQGIPVYHHRHIRESLTGRVKINHMYENELGSLLPCENYMMVKYCFDFLIILALLPMTLIIFLFTAIAIKLEDNGKVFYTQLRVGHRGKSIKVYKFRSMREKAKEVLTVDNDDRITKVGYFLRRTRIDELPQFINVLKGEMSLIGPRAEFIDFALKLEQQVPFFNYRHIVKPGISGWAQVNQGYATGAEETKLKIEYDFYYIKHISFTLDLLIFFRTIHTTLTGFGSR; this comes from the coding sequence ATGAATAAGAATTCATTTATGTTCAATAAAAGAATATTAGCGTCTTTGAAGTTTTTACCTGTTCAGCTACTCATCGGACTATTACTATGCACTTGGATCCCATACTTGTTCTTGGATTGGAGCTATTTAGACCAAGGGTTCAATACGACAAGCACGTTTAATATTCTCATAAGTGGTATGCTTACTTCGTTAACTTTATTTACTTTGAACTTGATACGTCAGTTTCCAGGTATTAATTCGAGTTCATATATACTGCCTGTATTTATTTTTTGGTTTGCTTTAGTTTTTGTGCCTGCTGAATTGACTAAGTATTCTTTTTCTTTGATTTATTACTGCATCAGTGGCATATGCTTACTGAGTTATCTTTTCATTATTAATATAATTAACCGTCGTTATACCATTCAAACTCTTGCTTATATTCCAGTGGGTAGAGCGATAAATATGCCAGAACAAGTGCCCTCTGCAGATTGGTTAAAGCTAGATACAACCAACTTAGGTCAGCATGTAAATGGCATAGTAACGGATCTTCATAGTTACGATTTGACTGATGATTGGCAAGAGTTCATCGCTCATCAGACTTTGCAAGGCATTCCGGTATACCATCATCGTCATATTCGTGAATCACTCACTGGTAGAGTTAAAATCAACCATATGTATGAAAACGAGCTTGGCTCATTGCTACCTTGTGAAAACTATATGATGGTCAAATATTGTTTTGACTTTCTGATTATCTTAGCGCTATTACCGATGACTCTCATCATTTTTCTATTCACTGCGATAGCAATAAAACTCGAAGACAATGGCAAGGTTTTTTATACCCAGTTACGCGTTGGTCATCGAGGTAAGAGTATCAAAGTCTATAAATTTCGTAGTATGCGTGAGAAAGCTAAAGAAGTCCTGACCGTTGATAACGATGACCGTATTACCAAAGTTGGTTATTTTCTCCGTAGAACGAGAATTGATGAGCTTCCTCAGTTTATTAATGTCCTCAAAGGTGAGATGAGCTTGATTGGTCCTAGGGCTGAGTTTATTGATTTTGCCCTCAAACTTGAACAGCAAGTTCCCTTCTTTAATTATCGTCATATTGTAAAACCTGGCATATCTGGTTGGGCTCAAGTCAATCAAGGATATGCGACTGGTGCCGAAGAAACTAAATTAAAAATCGAATATGACTTTTATTATATAAAGCACATATCATTTACATTGGATTTGCTAATTTTCTTTAGAACCATTCATACCACGCTTACAGGTTTCGGTTCACGGTAA
- a CDS encoding acyltransferase — MSGPVNLACTDDGIIKIGKNVSFGYNVRIVAQFGEIYIGDDTHIGDGTLIVAKDNIYIGNNVLIAEYVVIRDQDHNIDSDPINSSGFKTAPIHIENNVWLAAKSTVLRGVHVGEGAVVAAHALVNKSVLSRSIVAGVPAKQVAMR; from the coding sequence ATGTCAGGCCCTGTTAATCTCGCCTGTACTGATGATGGTATTATTAAAATAGGTAAAAATGTGAGCTTTGGATATAATGTGAGAATTGTTGCTCAATTTGGAGAAATATATATTGGTGATGATACCCATATTGGAGATGGAACCTTAATCGTGGCTAAGGATAATATATATATTGGTAATAATGTACTAATTGCTGAATATGTGGTTATTCGTGATCAAGATCATAACATAGATAGTGATCCTATTAATTCTTCTGGTTTTAAGACAGCGCCAATTCATATAGAAAATAATGTTTGGCTTGCAGCTAAGTCTACAGTTTTGAGAGGCGTGCATGTAGGTGAAGGTGCAGTAGTGGCAGCGCATGCTTTAGTAAATAAATCAGTTTTATCAAGATCGATAGTTGCAGGTGTCCCTGCAAAACAGGTGGCTATGAGATGA